In Deinococcus puniceus, one genomic interval encodes:
- a CDS encoding S41 family peptidase, with product MNAKRLTIVAGTLAATAAVAYAQLGGYTQSDLTKTATGKTLLQVIGDLNQYYLYPVDQEKLLRGAINGALGSLNDEFTYYSEPANNVVDQQNLSGEFYGIGVTLVAANADGTGGKIDNVYKNGAAAANGVQIGDVFVKIGDKDVLTSKLDEIVRLVRGTKGTFVNVTFARDGKTYNVKMERQPVVIVSVEETMLPGNVGYIALNTFYNEKASEQFRAAVANMKKKNVTKLILDLRDNGGGLLSAGVDVADQFLQTGNIVSLRERNGKTTVYGKAAKRNSDYTGKLIVLVNKNSASASEVVSGALQDEKRATIVGEQTFGKGVAQIPITTVDGGKVAIVNSAWLTPRGREIHKKGITPDVIVKDTRYVTPLNFSGGGIAAGSKLTLTVAGKPVTVTADKDGKFTYTGEVKRPTRSTVQGEASVDIVADAQVKKALELLK from the coding sequence GTGAATGCAAAACGCTTGACCATCGTGGCCGGAACGCTCGCTGCCACTGCCGCCGTTGCCTACGCGCAACTGGGCGGCTATACGCAATCCGACCTCACTAAAACGGCCACGGGCAAGACGCTCCTTCAGGTCATCGGCGACCTGAACCAGTATTACCTGTACCCGGTAGACCAAGAAAAGCTCCTGCGCGGCGCGATCAACGGCGCACTCGGCAGCCTCAACGACGAATTCACCTACTACAGCGAACCCGCCAACAACGTCGTAGACCAGCAGAACCTGAGCGGCGAATTCTACGGCATCGGTGTGACGCTGGTGGCCGCCAACGCTGACGGCACGGGCGGCAAAATCGACAACGTGTACAAGAATGGCGCGGCGGCAGCCAACGGCGTCCAGATCGGTGATGTGTTCGTCAAGATCGGTGACAAGGACGTGCTGACCAGCAAGCTCGATGAAATTGTGCGGCTGGTACGCGGCACCAAGGGAACCTTCGTCAACGTGACCTTTGCCCGCGACGGCAAGACTTACAACGTGAAGATGGAGCGCCAGCCCGTCGTGATCGTCAGCGTGGAAGAAACCATGTTGCCCGGCAACGTCGGTTATATCGCCCTGAACACTTTTTACAACGAGAAAGCCAGCGAGCAGTTCCGGGCCGCTGTGGCCAACATGAAGAAGAAGAACGTGACCAAGTTGATCCTCGATTTGCGGGACAACGGCGGCGGCCTGCTGAGTGCGGGCGTAGACGTGGCCGACCAGTTCCTGCAGACGGGCAACATCGTGAGCCTGCGCGAGCGCAACGGCAAAACCACCGTGTATGGCAAAGCCGCCAAGCGCAACTCCGACTACACAGGCAAATTGATCGTGCTGGTCAACAAGAACAGCGCCAGCGCCAGCGAAGTGGTCAGCGGCGCATTGCAGGACGAAAAACGCGCCACCATCGTGGGCGAGCAGACCTTCGGCAAGGGCGTGGCCCAGATTCCGATCACCACCGTTGACGGCGGCAAAGTCGCTATCGTGAACAGCGCGTGGTTGACGCCGCGTGGCCGTGAGATTCACAAGAAAGGCATCACGCCCGACGTGATCGTCAAGGACACCCGCTACGTCACCCCCCTGAACTTCAGCGGCGGCGGCATCGCGGCAGGTAGCAAACTGACCCTGACGGTGGCGGGCAAGCCTGTGACCGTGACCGCCGACAAAGACGGCAAGTTTACCTACACGGGCGAGGTCAAGCGCCCCACCCGCAGCACCGTGCAGGGAGAGGCCAGCGTGGACATCGTGGCCGACGCCCAAGTGAAGAAGGCGCTGGAACTGCTGAAGTAG
- a CDS encoding AAA family ATPase, giving the protein MIGDQLQVTIGRAADYAREAGHEYVTLEHLLLALTHDPEGREALLALGANVDSLRDRLQQTLDTFEVLPADELDPDDSPDFTLAVHRVVQGAVLQLHASGKGKEAADGARVLVELLEEEDSPARAALEAQGITRLDMLGYVSHGTAKVAGRSRERLTAGIDGPAEAPAEDAPVDPLEAFTTDLTAQARAGEFDPVIGRDAELTRVVHVLARRGKNNPVLVGEPGVGKTALAEGLAQRIADGKAPGFLRGASVYALDLGALLAGTRYRGDFEQRLKGVLAALDGQNAVLFVDELHTVVGAGATEGGSMDAANLLKPALARGKLRLMGATTPAELRHLEKDRALWRRFQPVDVPEPSEADAIAILRGLAPKYAAHHKVTYSDAGLDAAVRLSARHLRDRFLPDKAIDVIDEAGAARSSVGTGGEIAEADIEATVARMARVPVGAVKAEEIQSLATLEADLGKRVLGQAAAVTAVASAVKLARAGLRDPQKPQAAFLFAGPTGVGKTELARALAERLGVHLARFDMSEYQEAHTVARLIGAPPGYVGFDQGGLLTDAVAKNPNAVVLLDEIEKAHPDIYNLFLQLMDHGTLTDHTGKKVDGRGLLVIFTTNAGAADASRPGLGFSQVSRTGESAEAVKRTFSPEFRNRLDAVLHFSPLAPEIMAGVVDKFLRELTAQLLERNVALTVTPAARALLAKQGYDPQMGARPLARVIEQKLKRPLADELLFGRLKGGGKVTVGASGETLTFK; this is encoded by the coding sequence ATGATCGGAGATCAGTTGCAGGTAACGATTGGCCGCGCCGCCGACTATGCGCGGGAAGCTGGACACGAATACGTGACGCTGGAGCATTTGCTGCTGGCCCTGACCCATGACCCCGAAGGCCGCGAAGCACTGCTGGCGTTGGGCGCGAATGTGGACAGCTTGCGCGACAGGTTGCAACAGACGCTGGACACCTTTGAAGTGCTGCCCGCCGACGAATTAGACCCTGATGACAGCCCCGATTTCACCCTAGCCGTCCACCGCGTCGTGCAGGGCGCGGTGCTGCAACTGCACGCCAGCGGCAAAGGCAAGGAGGCCGCCGACGGAGCGCGGGTGCTGGTGGAACTCTTGGAAGAAGAAGACTCGCCCGCCCGCGCCGCGCTGGAGGCTCAGGGGATTACGCGGCTGGATATGCTGGGGTACGTGTCGCACGGCACGGCAAAGGTGGCGGGCCGAAGCCGCGAACGCCTGACTGCTGGCATAGATGGCCCCGCAGAAGCGCCAGCTGAAGACGCGCCCGTAGACCCACTCGAAGCCTTCACTACCGACCTCACTGCACAGGCCCGCGCCGGAGAATTTGACCCGGTGATAGGGCGCGACGCCGAATTGACGCGGGTGGTGCATGTGCTGGCGCGGCGCGGCAAAAACAATCCGGTGTTGGTGGGCGAACCCGGCGTGGGCAAAACGGCGCTGGCCGAAGGCTTGGCCCAGCGGATCGCAGATGGCAAAGCGCCCGGATTCCTGCGCGGCGCATCGGTGTACGCGCTGGATTTGGGGGCGCTGCTGGCAGGCACGCGCTACCGGGGGGACTTCGAGCAGCGGCTAAAGGGCGTGCTGGCCGCACTGGACGGTCAGAACGCGGTGCTATTTGTAGACGAACTGCATACGGTGGTGGGGGCCGGAGCCACCGAGGGCGGCAGCATGGACGCCGCCAACCTCCTCAAACCCGCACTGGCACGCGGCAAACTGCGGCTGATGGGGGCCACCACGCCCGCCGAACTGCGTCACCTCGAAAAAGATCGGGCACTGTGGCGGCGCTTTCAACCGGTAGATGTGCCGGAGCCGTCCGAGGCCGACGCCATCGCCATTTTGCGGGGCCTCGCTCCCAAGTACGCCGCCCACCACAAAGTCACCTATTCCGATGCTGGCCTAGACGCCGCTGTGCGCCTGAGTGCGCGACACTTGCGTGACCGCTTCCTGCCCGACAAGGCCATAGACGTGATTGATGAGGCGGGCGCGGCGCGGTCTTCTGTCGGCACTGGTGGCGAGATTGCCGAAGCCGACATAGAGGCGACGGTGGCGCGAATGGCCCGCGTGCCAGTGGGCGCGGTGAAGGCCGAAGAAATCCAGTCGTTGGCGACGCTGGAAGCCGATTTGGGCAAGCGGGTGCTGGGGCAAGCAGCGGCGGTAACGGCTGTGGCCAGCGCCGTCAAACTGGCCCGCGCTGGCCTGCGCGATCCGCAGAAGCCTCAGGCGGCGTTTCTGTTTGCTGGCCCCACCGGAGTCGGCAAAACCGAACTGGCCCGCGCCCTCGCGGAGCGCCTCGGCGTGCATCTGGCCCGTTTCGACATGAGCGAGTATCAGGAAGCGCATACCGTGGCCCGCCTGATCGGTGCGCCTCCCGGCTACGTGGGCTTCGATCAGGGCGGCCTGCTGACCGATGCCGTCGCCAAAAATCCGAACGCGGTGGTGTTGCTGGACGAAATCGAGAAGGCGCACCCCGACATCTACAACCTGTTCCTGCAATTGATGGATCACGGCACGCTGACCGACCACACGGGCAAAAAGGTGGACGGGCGCGGCCTGCTGGTGATCTTTACGACCAATGCCGGAGCCGCCGACGCCAGCCGTCCGGGGTTGGGATTCTCGCAAGTGTCCCGCACGGGCGAGAGTGCCGAGGCCGTGAAGCGCACCTTCAGCCCCGAATTCCGTAACCGCCTTGACGCCGTGCTACACTTTTCGCCGCTGGCCCCCGAAATTATGGCGGGCGTGGTGGACAAGTTCCTGCGCGAGCTGACCGCACAACTGCTGGAGCGGAACGTGGCCCTGACCGTCACGCCCGCCGCCCGCGCCTTGCTAGCAAAACAGGGGTACGACCCGCAGATGGGCGCACGCCCGCTGGCCCGCGTGATCGAGCAGAAGCTGAAGCGCCCGCTGGCCGACGAACTGTTGTTTGGACGCTTGAAAGGCGGCGGCAAGGTGACGGTGGGGGCAAGTGGCGAGACGCTGACCTTCAAGTGA
- a CDS encoding cell division protein FtsX: MSYHFRQALVAMRGNFTATLATLMTMTLTLLMLGFVLLLTLNVNRTLEQLESQVEVAAFLNTGTDGAALLRQVQGFPQVREARLVSSEQVLEEMTRDSPYARDAVALVGNPFPTTLRMRVGRVEDSRVVASAVARLPGVQDVEYGAGYVDPTVRALTAIRAAGYGLVGLLLLGTLFNILNAVRVAMYARRNEISVMRLLGATRGFIRMPHVIEGVLLGVLAGAVALAILTPAYFGLARRVQLLAPVFPVVTDPATLTPILGGVALLGITIGLLGSLFASRRYLQELE, encoded by the coding sequence GTGAGCTACCACTTCCGGCAAGCTCTCGTCGCCATGCGCGGCAACTTTACCGCCACCCTCGCCACCCTCATGACCATGACCCTGACCCTGCTGATGCTGGGCTTCGTGCTGCTGCTGACGCTGAACGTGAACCGCACACTGGAACAGCTGGAATCTCAGGTGGAGGTGGCGGCCTTCTTGAACACGGGCACCGACGGCGCGGCGTTGCTGCGGCAGGTGCAAGGCTTTCCGCAGGTGCGCGAGGCCCGCTTGGTCAGCAGTGAACAGGTGCTGGAGGAAATGACGCGCGACTCTCCGTATGCCCGCGACGCCGTGGCACTGGTGGGCAATCCCTTTCCGACCACCCTGCGGATGCGGGTAGGGCGCGTAGAAGATTCGCGGGTGGTGGCCTCTGCCGTAGCGCGGTTACCGGGCGTGCAGGACGTGGAATACGGCGCGGGTTACGTCGACCCCACCGTGCGGGCGCTGACCGCCATTCGGGCCGCCGGATACGGGCTGGTGGGTCTGCTGCTGCTGGGCACGCTGTTTAACATTTTGAATGCCGTGCGCGTCGCCATGTATGCCCGCCGCAACGAAATCAGTGTGATGCGCCTGCTGGGGGCCACACGCGGCTTTATCCGCATGCCGCACGTGATCGAGGGCGTGCTGCTGGGGGTGCTGGCCGGAGCGGTGGCGCTGGCAATACTCACGCCCGCTTACTTCGGGTTGGCCCGCCGCGTGCAACTGCTGGCCCCCGTGTTCCCGGTGGTGACTGACCCCGCCACCCTGACCCCGATTCTGGGGGGTGTGGCGCTGCTGGGCATCACGATTGGCCTGCTGG
- a CDS encoding GNAT family N-acetyltransferase, with protein MTLLPTNSEQVSIRGRRPRDLPTLRRWLTDPQAQWREWDAPYFHAVSTTETMNAYVDQLAVTPPRPDERVIDVGGVCIGMVNRSEEAPAGGGWWDLGILVYDPAHWGRGVGTRALGLWVTATFEETNAHVVTFTTWSGNERMIRAALRLGFREAGRVREARVVGGQRYDSVRLDMLCSDWERANRERHERQA; from the coding sequence ATGACTTTGCTGCCCACCAATTCAGAACAAGTATCCATTCGGGGCCGCCGCCCCCGCGACCTGCCCACGCTGCGGCGCTGGCTGACCGACCCGCAGGCGCAGTGGCGCGAGTGGGACGCGCCGTATTTTCACGCGGTCAGTACGACGGAAACGATGAATGCCTACGTAGACCAATTGGCGGTCACTCCGCCCCGTCCCGATGAGCGCGTGATTGACGTGGGCGGCGTGTGCATCGGCATGGTCAACCGCTCCGAGGAAGCTCCGGCGGGCGGCGGCTGGTGGGATTTGGGCATTCTGGTGTACGACCCGGCGCACTGGGGGCGCGGCGTAGGCACGCGGGCGCTGGGGCTATGGGTCACGGCCACCTTCGAGGAAACCAACGCCCATGTCGTCACGTTTACCACATGGAGCGGCAACGAGCGCATGATCCGGGCGGCCCTGCGCTTAGGTTTCCGGGAAGCAGGCCGGGTGCGGGAAGCGCGTGTAGTCGGGGGCCAACGCTACGACAGCGTGCGGCTGGACATGCTGTGCTCTGATTGGGAGAGGGCAAACCGGGAACGACATGAGCGCCAAGCCTGA
- the clpS gene encoding ATP-dependent Clp protease adapter ClpS: MTRRNTPDSGTQTLDRTTTQRPRLYRVLLINDDYTPMDFVVMVLERYFRKGEQEAELVMLAVHHKGRGVAGVYTREVAETKVAQVTAHARQDGYPLMLVAEPEGQDSGGQP, translated from the coding sequence ATGACGCGCCGGAACACTCCAGACAGCGGCACGCAAACGCTAGACCGCACGACAACGCAGCGCCCGCGCCTTTACCGGGTCTTGCTCATCAATGACGATTACACCCCGATGGATTTCGTGGTGATGGTGCTGGAACGCTATTTCCGCAAGGGCGAGCAGGAAGCGGAATTGGTCATGCTGGCCGTGCATCACAAAGGGCGCGGCGTAGCGGGCGTGTATACCCGCGAGGTGGCCGAAACGAAGGTGGCGCAGGTGACGGCCCACGCGCGGCAGGACGGCTATCCGCTGATGCTGGTGGCCGAACCAGAGGGCCAAGATTCAGGAGGACAGCCATGA
- the ftsE gene encoding cell division ATP-binding protein FtsE, with protein MIDFKHVTLEYPVTRTLALDDVSLHVGKGEFVYLVGHSGAGKSSFMNLVLKRALPSKGEVRVAGEALARYRGGRTALLRRRMGTVFQENLLLPHLNAYDNVAFALRVTGVAQREWPARVTTALRTVGLEHKKYALPLQLSQGEQQRVAIARAIVSDPPLLLADEPTGNLDPDNSREVLKVLQNVNLRGTTVVVATHARDLVETFRHRTLTLRKGKLVRDDPYGGYAL; from the coding sequence ATGATCGATTTCAAACACGTCACCCTTGAGTACCCCGTGACCCGCACGCTGGCCCTCGACGACGTGAGTTTGCATGTCGGCAAAGGCGAATTCGTGTATCTGGTGGGCCATTCCGGGGCCGGAAAGAGCAGTTTTATGAATCTGGTGCTGAAACGGGCGCTGCCCAGCAAAGGAGAAGTGCGTGTGGCAGGCGAGGCGCTGGCCCGCTACCGGGGAGGCCGCACGGCCCTCCTGCGCCGCCGCATGGGTACCGTGTTTCAGGAAAACCTGTTGCTGCCGCACCTGAACGCCTACGACAACGTGGCCTTCGCCCTGCGCGTGACCGGGGTGGCGCAGCGGGAATGGCCTGCACGGGTCACGACGGCGCTGCGGACAGTGGGACTGGAACACAAAAAGTACGCGCTGCCGCTGCAACTGTCTCAAGGCGAGCAACAGCGGGTGGCGATTGCCCGCGCCATCGTGTCCGATCCGCCGCTGCTGCTGGCCGACGAACCCACCGGAAACCTAGACCCCGACAACAGCCGGGAGGTACTGAAGGTGCTGCAAAACGTGAACTTGCGGGGCACGACGGTGGTGGTGGCGACCCACGCCCGCGACCTCGTGGAAACCTTCCGGCACCGCACCCTGACGCTACGGAAGGGCAAGCTGGTACGCGACGATCCCTACGGCGGGTACGCGCTGTGA